AATATTTCTTGTTCTTTGAAACCATTCAGTGATGAATTTCTCAGTAATTCCAGAAAATGCTCACTTTTTATATATTCTAAAGCAGCTTCTAATGTGGTCAACAAAAAATTAACGTGATCAGAGTAGGAAATCGaacaaaatttgaaatctttaATGAAACTCAAGTTTGAAATCCAGTTATAAATTTTTACTTTGAGAATAACAGAAACAAACATTTGCAGTAGATCATCGGATGTTATACAACTGTTATGTTTATTTCCACATAAAACATTAAAAGTTCTATCTAGACAATTCACTTTATCCAATATAGTAAATGTATTGTTTAACTTACTCAACTCACAGTTAGCATAAGATAGACCTTCATCATTATTCAAAGATATACCCAAGTATTTATCCTTGACACCTTCAGTGTTTTTTATGATTTTAGTGATAAGTGTATCTGCATCAACCATAAAAGTACTTAtgccaaaaataattttttttcctaaacagTATTGCATGTATGTCTCAACGGCTAGCTTGAGTTTCTCTAAAAACTGATCATTTTTCATTGCCGTATCTCTTAATGTTGGGTTCCTCAAAGTTTTTTGGAGACATCTTGAGTATAAACTTCCTATCAGATCCTTTTGAGTTTGAACATATTCTAATTCATAATTAGGAGTGGTTTCAATGAATTTTATACACAAATTCTGAATTTGCTGTAAAACTTCTTGCCCAGAACTTTCAACCCATAGAAAGTCTATACAATCAGGCAGGCTTTCTAATACTTGAGTGCCTGATGTACAACAAGGATGGTCCAGGAATAGTGGTTTATCCACGCACCAAACAACATAGCTGCTATTTTTTCCATCATAGAATGTTTccttgaataaaatatttattatatcCAAGGAGAATTGAAAGTCTTCTATTATTATTTTGTTCTTCTGgacttgtaatttttttttggataaggttgAACaagattgagatattttaagtATTCCATCTTCTTCTGGTACTAGTACTTGATCCAATATTACATCTATGTCAATTTCAGTTGATTCGAGAGTTCCACTTCTAGGAATGCATATTATCCAGTGCTCTTTCGCGGCCTTCTTAATAATGTCCGAATGATGTTCCAAGATTtccatgaaaaatatattttctcgtaaatttTCGTCATAATCTGAATTCATATCAGAAGTCTCTTCATTTACTTATCTTGTTACTTGTTATCTTTTTTACTTTTATCGTTTACATCAGCTGATTATAGGTTAATTAAAATCTTAAATGATGCATTAGATCTACGCTAGGGGTCATTTTGGATCTACTTCTAACATTTGTCAAAGAGGAACTCTTCCTCTTGTGACAGAGACAGAGAATCAATATTTATGTTATGATGGCGTTTTGTATGTCATGAAAAGtatttgtctatcagatctttATTGTTTTTGTTGCAGCGATTAGTTAGGAAtcaattcaagaaatttttattgaaatcaccAATGTGAAACGTTTAATTTTGTTGagccaaaaaaaaatactttataTAATATCAAATCACCTTTTTGATTTGCACTATAGGTACCTATAAATAGTAAAAAACATGGATAAAGGATATGCGGTTAATAAAATTGGACAAGTTGTTGCTGGAGAATATGAAATATGTC
This genomic stretch from Coccinella septempunctata chromosome 7, icCocSept1.1, whole genome shotgun sequence harbors:
- the LOC123317221 gene encoding ankyrin repeat domain-containing protein 27-like — its product is MNSDYDENLRENIFFMEILEHHSDIIKKAAKEHWIICIPRSGTLESTEIDIDVILDQVLVPEEDGILKISQSCSTLSKKKLQVQKNKIIIEDFQFSLDIINILFKETFYDGKNSSYVVWCVDKPLFLDHPCCTSGTQVLESLPDCIDFLWVESSGQEVLQQIQNLCIKFIETTPNYELEYVQTQKDLIGSLYSRCLQKTLRNPTLRDTAMKNDQFLEKLKLAVETYMQYCLGKKIIFGISTFMVDADTLITKIIKNTEGVKDKYLGISLNNDEGLSYANCELRMLKNLLSLIQLKLILVSNQKLNMIRENSIY